The DNA region CGGACCGGATCCGCAAGGCCATGCCCAAATTCGTTGGCAGCAGCGTAGAGCAGTTGGGGTATATTTTAAAAACGATGGAGTCGTCCATTTAAGGGGTCTCATATTTTTATCATAAAGGAGCGATGGCGGTGATGAGTACGGAATCCGCGATGCAGGAGATGATGCGCAAGCCTGCGGAGCTTTTGTATCAGGAAGAACTGCAGGCTTTGATCCGTGAGGATCAAGGGAAAATCCCGGCCGGGTGGCAAATGTCCCCGCAGTCGGTGCTTAAGTTTATCGTCGGGGGAACCGCGGGGAGTCAGGCGATCACCCCGAAATATATCGGGAACCCGCGTCTCGTTGAAATGGCGATTGCGACGCTGGTGACAGACCGCGCTTTGCTGTTGATCGGCGAGCCGGGAACGGCCAAGTCCTGGCTGTCGGAGAATCTGGCCGCAGCCATTTACGGCAACTCCGGGCTGGTTGTGCAGGGAACGGCGGGGACGACGGAAGAGCAGGTCCGCTATTCCTGGAACTATGCCATGCTGCTGGCCCAGGGGCCAACGCCGGAGGCGCTGGTGAAGAGCCCGATCATGCGGGCGATGGAAGCGGGCGGCATCGCCCGCTTTGAGGAAATTTCCCGCTGCGCCTCCGAGGTGCAGGACGCTTTGATTTCGATTTTATCGGAGAAGACGATCTCGATTCCCGAGCTAGGCAAAGAGCTGAACGCGCGCAAAGGATTCAGCATTATCGCTACGGCCAACACCCGCGACCGCGGGGTCAATGAAATGTCGACGGCGCTGAAACGCCGCTTTAACATGATCGTGCTGCCGGCGCCGGCCGACCTTGAAACCGAAGTGGAAATCGTCAGGAAGCGCGTCGCCGAAATCGCCGCATCCTATGACCTGCAGGCGGCCGTTCCCGCAGACGAAGCGCTGCAAAAGATAGTGACGATCTTCAGAGAGCTGCGCAGCGGCATGACGCTGGACAAAAAAGAAAAGGTGAAATCCCCGGCCGGGGTCATTTCCACGGCGGAAGCCATTTCACTGCTCACGAACAGCATGGCGCTGGCGGCCAGCTTTGGCGGCGGAGAAATCACCGATGAAGATTTGGCCGCAGGGCTGCAGGGGGCGATCGTGAAGGATGACGACAAGGACCGTCTCGTATGGAAAGAATATTTGGACAACGTGATGAAAAAACGCGGAGCAAGCTGGCGCGGCCTCTACAACGCCTGCAAGGAGATGAATCAATGAAGCCGGCGAGCGGCGCTGGAGTGCAGATCTTTGGCGTCCGGCACCTGTCTCCGGCCGGCGCTTACCATGTGGCCGACTTCCTCGATCAGATAAAGCCAACGGCGGTGCTGATTGAGGGCCCGGCGGACGCTTCCCCCGAAATCGCGCATTTGACGAACACCTCGACCAAGCCGCCGGTGGCGATTTTGGCCTTCACCGAGGAAGTGCCGGTCCGGACCGCGCTCTGGCCGTTCGCCGTGTATTCCCCGGAATATCAGGCAATGCTCTGGGCTCGAAAACATGGTGCGTACTGCGCCTTTATCGATTTGCCTTCGTCTTCCGCGGTTTGTCTGCAGGATGCGCGCGGCGCCGCCCGGGAGCGGGAAGAAGACCGGCCGAACGGCAGCGCCGCTCCTCTCCCGGAGGGAGAAGGCCGCGTGACGGAAGGGGGCGCTGAGCCGGAAAGCTCCTTGTACGGCAGGATTACGGCAATCGCCGGCGAATACGACTATGACGCGTATTGGGAACGTAACTTTGAGCACAATTTGCGTCCGGATGCCTACCGTCAGGCCATTCTGGCGTACTCGGGACAAATGCGGGAGCTGACCGCGGAGCGGGAGCGCCGCGGCCAAAGGCTCGAATACGCCTATAATGCGGTGCGCGAAGCGTATATGTGCCGGCAAATTGCCGATGCGGTCGCTGCGGGACATAAGCCCGAACAGGTCGTGGTCATTTGCGGGGCGTATCACGCTTCCGCCCTCAAGGATCTGTCCCTTGCCATGAGCGACGAAGAAATATCGCAGCTTCCTTCCCGCAAGACGAAGCTGACGCTGATGCCGTATTCCTATTTGCGGCTTTCGTCTTTGACCGGGTATGGAGCGGGGAACATTGCGCCGTACTATTTTGAAATGATGTGGGAGCAGATGCAGCGGGGTACGCTGGAGGAGCTGCCGCATCGTTATCTCGCTTCGGCGGCCGCGGATTTGCGAAGGACGGGAACGCACCGCTCCACGGCAGAGGTGATCGAGGCGGTCAGGCTCGCCGAATCCTTGTCGGCCCTGCATGGCGGCAGCCTGCCGGTACTTATTGACCTGAGAGATGCGGCCAAAACGCTCCTGGGGCGCGGAGAACTCGCCGTGGTCGCCGAATCGCTCGCGCGTACGGAGGTGGGGACGGCGATCGGGGCCCTGGCCGAAGGGGTCAGCCAAACGCCGATTCAGGACGACGTGAACCGCCAGCTGAAGCGGCTTAAACTGGAGAAATACAAAACCGCGGTTGCCCAGGATTTAGTCCTCGACCTGCGGGAAAACCGGCGGGTTAATTCCGAGGAAGCGGCCTATCTTGATTTGAACCGCTCGATCTGGTTCCATCGTTTGAAGCTGCTCGGCATTCATTTTGTCAAAGACCGGGCCAGGTCCGCCGGCCAGGCGGTGTGGTCGGAGCATTGGATCGTCCAGTGGTCCCCGGAAGTGGAGATCGAAGTCGTGGAATCCAATTTGCTGGGCGAAACCGTAGAAACCGCCGCGGCCTTCGTTTTGCAGCAGCGGCTAGAGGAATGCTCCACGATCAAGGAGGCTTCCGCGCTGATCTCCGTTGCCTACGAGTGCGGGATGATCCGGCAGATGGAGGCCGGCCGATCGGCCTTGCAAAGCCTGGCGGTCCAGAGCCGGAATGTCGTGGAAATCGCGGCCGCGGCGGGAATCCTGTCGCAGCTTGTCCGCTTCGGCGGAATCCGCAGAATCGATACGACCCCGTTAATCCCACTGCTGCAGCAATTGTATTTGCGCGCGGCTTTGTTTCTGCAAGAGGCGAGCCAATGCAATGATGAGGCGGCGCAGGCGATGGCGGAAGCGATGAACGAGCTAAGCCATATCGCCGCAGAGCATAGCGCCGAAGTGGATGAAGGGCTGTGGGTTGAGGAGTTGACCGCTTTATCGGACAGAGATGATGCCCACCCCAGGCTGTCCGGTCTGGCGTGCGCGATTTTGCTGGAGCGGGGAGAGCTTACGGCCGAGCAATGCGCTGCCGAAGTTTCGCGCCGGCTCTCGCCGGGGATTCCGGCCGACCTGGGCGCAGGCTGGTTCGAAGGTCTGGCGATGCGCAACCGGTATGCGCTTCTGTCGCGGATGAGCCTATGGGAGCAGCTTAACGCGTATATCAGCACGCTGGAGGATCACGAGTTTGTGCGGGCGCTGGTCTTTTTGCGCCGTGCTTTCAGCGCTTTCAGCCAGAAGGAAAAAACGATGGTCGCCGAGCTGCTTGGCGAATTGTGGGGCGTTAAGCCGCAGCAGGCGGCCGAAATCATGATGGATGAGCTTAAGGAGGATGAAGCCCGGATGCTGGATGAACTTAATGATTTCGATTTTGAGGATTTATAGACATGGCTGAAGCGGTAAACCAACAGGCTTTAGCCCGCTGGCGGCTCATTCTGGGCGCGGCCGCCGCAGGGGAGCTTGACCGGTACGGCAGCGGCGGGCAAGTGGAGCTTTCGGACGATGAGTTGATTATGGATCGCG from Paenibacillus macerans includes:
- a CDS encoding DUF5682 family protein, producing MKPASGAGVQIFGVRHLSPAGAYHVADFLDQIKPTAVLIEGPADASPEIAHLTNTSTKPPVAILAFTEEVPVRTALWPFAVYSPEYQAMLWARKHGAYCAFIDLPSSSAVCLQDARGAAREREEDRPNGSAAPLPEGEGRVTEGGAEPESSLYGRITAIAGEYDYDAYWERNFEHNLRPDAYRQAILAYSGQMRELTAERERRGQRLEYAYNAVREAYMCRQIADAVAAGHKPEQVVVICGAYHASALKDLSLAMSDEEISQLPSRKTKLTLMPYSYLRLSSLTGYGAGNIAPYYFEMMWEQMQRGTLEELPHRYLASAAADLRRTGTHRSTAEVIEAVRLAESLSALHGGSLPVLIDLRDAAKTLLGRGELAVVAESLARTEVGTAIGALAEGVSQTPIQDDVNRQLKRLKLEKYKTAVAQDLVLDLRENRRVNSEEAAYLDLNRSIWFHRLKLLGIHFVKDRARSAGQAVWSEHWIVQWSPEVEIEVVESNLLGETVETAAAFVLQQRLEECSTIKEASALISVAYECGMIRQMEAGRSALQSLAVQSRNVVEIAAAAGILSQLVRFGGIRRIDTTPLIPLLQQLYLRAALFLQEASQCNDEAAQAMAEAMNELSHIAAEHSAEVDEGLWVEELTALSDRDDAHPRLSGLACAILLERGELTAEQCAAEVSRRLSPGIPADLGAGWFEGLAMRNRYALLSRMSLWEQLNAYISTLEDHEFVRALVFLRRAFSAFSQKEKTMVAELLGELWGVKPQQAAEIMMDELKEDEARMLDELNDFDFEDL
- a CDS encoding ATP-binding protein, with the protein product MSTESAMQEMMRKPAELLYQEELQALIREDQGKIPAGWQMSPQSVLKFIVGGTAGSQAITPKYIGNPRLVEMAIATLVTDRALLLIGEPGTAKSWLSENLAAAIYGNSGLVVQGTAGTTEEQVRYSWNYAMLLAQGPTPEALVKSPIMRAMEAGGIARFEEISRCASEVQDALISILSEKTISIPELGKELNARKGFSIIATANTRDRGVNEMSTALKRRFNMIVLPAPADLETEVEIVRKRVAEIAASYDLQAAVPADEALQKIVTIFRELRSGMTLDKKEKVKSPAGVISTAEAISLLTNSMALAASFGGGEITDEDLAAGLQGAIVKDDDKDRLVWKEYLDNVMKKRGASWRGLYNACKEMNQ